The genomic segment cCATAGCCTCCCCCCAGGCCATAGCCCACCCCTGCCCCCTAAACCCCCCGCCCCATACCCCCCCGCCCCatcagctcccccagccccatgcccACCCCTGCCCCCtaaaccccccccacccctagCCAACCCCCCCCCCTGCCACTAACCCCCGAAGCCCAAgccaaccccagccccataaccaacccccccagcccataccccccccagccccataacacTAACCATAGCCCCCAGCCCCTACCCCCCcgcccccataaccccccccccaccccatatccccccccactGCTTCCCGTTGTGGGTCACAGAGGAACAGGTTGGTGCGCGGGGTCTTCACCCCCATAGCGTTGTCAGCAGGGGCAGCGAAGAAGAAGTTGGTAGTGCCCCAATGGGACATGGCCATGTACCACGTCAGGTATAGGAACGACTTGCGGACAGCGGGGTCAGCCCCCATTACAACCGctgccctatagagacccctGCCCCATAAACCTCTGCCCATAGGGAACCCTGCCCCCATAGGGAACCTCTGCCCTATAGAGGACCCCTTGCCCCATGGACCCTGCCCATAGAAGACCCctgcccatagagacccctgtCCATAGGGGACCCctgcccatagagacccctgccccatagcccacccAGTGCTGTGATCCATTCCCATGAGGATGTGGGGCCAATAGACAGTGGAGATATGGGATCAGTGGTGCTGTGGGTTCAACTAGGCGTTCAATGGGACAGGAGATGTGGGGGGCCAATTGGGGGGatttgggtcaaaatggggCCAATTGGGGTTCAGCTGGGGATGTGGGTCAATGGGGGACTCCCGTTATCGTGAAGATGACCCCAAACTTCCACGATCTATAGCGGTTCAATGGAGGGATCCTACAAGGGGGATAAAGCTGAGCATTTAGggtccccccagcccccatagcATGCCCCATCAGCATtgagcccccccagccccaataGCATTGCCCCATAGCACTGGCAGCCCCCGCCCCATAGCATTGCCCCATAGCAttgcagccccccagccccatagcattGCCCCATAGCACTCggcagccccccagcccccatagcTTGCTCCCATACGCATttgcagccccccagccccatagcatgccccatagcactgcagcccccaagCCCCACAGCATCTGCCCCATGAGCACTGCAACGCCCCCAGcccccatagcactgccccatagcagtgccccCATTAGCACTGCATCCCCCCAGCCCAAGCATTGCCCACTAGCATTGCCCCATGCAttgcagccccccagccccataagcaTATGCCCATAGCATTGCCCCAATAAAGGATTGCCCCACAGCATTGCCCATAGCActgcagagcccccagccccatagcattGCCCCATCATAGAttgcagccccccagccccatagcattGCCCATCAGCATTGCGCCCCCAGCCCATAGCATCtggccccatagcactgccccaaTAGCATTGCAGCCTCCCCAGCCCGCATAGCATTACGCCCCATAGCATTGCCCCATAcgcactgcagccccaggccCCATGCATTGCCATGCattgcacagccccagcccatacattgccccatagcactgcagcccccagcgCCATAGCAATTGCGCCCGCATGACgcactgcagccccccagcccaTAGCattgccccatagcactgcagaccccagccccatagcattgccccatagcactgccccatagcactgcagccccccagccccatagcagaccCACCACGTGAGCAGGGAGTTGTCGGGGGGCGGTTTCCTCTCCCCCTTTGCTCCTATTTCCAGGCTGGAAAGttccatccccagcagctccgCGATTCGTTCCCGGCCATAAATGTCCCCGTATTTCTCCAGCACCTTTAATGGGATCAACacggttatggggtcaggggtctATAGGGTCGGGTTCTATAGGGTCGGGTTCTACAGGGTCAGGTTCTACAGGGTcaggtcctatggggtcagattcTATAGGGTCAGGTTCTATAGGGTCGGGTTCTATAGGATCAGGCCCCATATGgttgggtcctatagggtcaggTCCTATAGGGTCAGGTTCTATAGGGTCAGGTCCTATAGGGTCATGTTCTATAGGGTCAGGTTCTATAGGGTCATGTTCTATAGGATCAGGTTCTATAGGGTCAGGTTCTATAGGGTCAGGTCCTATAGGGTCAGGTCCTATAGGGTcgggtcctatagggtcaggTTCTATAGGGTCAGGTTCTACAGGGTCAGGTCCTACAGGGTCAGGTCCTATAGGATCAGGTTCTATAGGATCAGGTCCTATAGGgttgggttctatagggtcaGGTCCTATAGGGTCAGGTTCTATAGGGTCAGGTTCTATAGGATCAGGTCCTATAGGGTCAGGTTCTATACGGTCAGGTTCTATAGGGTCGGTCCTATAGGGTcaggtcctatggggtcaggttCTATAGGgttgggttctatagggtcaGGTCCTATAGGGTCGGGTTCTATAGGATCAGGCCCTATAGGgttgggtcctatagggtcaggTTCTATAGGATCAGGTCCTATAGGGTCAGGTTCTATAGGGTCGGGTTTTATAGGGTCAGGTCCTATAGGGTCAGGTTCTATAGGGACAGGTCCTATAGGGTCAGGTTCTATAGGGTCGGTCCTATAGGGTCAGGTTCTATAGGGTCAGGTTCTATAGGGTCAGGCTCTATAGGGTCAGGTTGGGGTGGCAGCCATTCATCACCTTTCTCTTGACGAACTTGTCCCAGTAATTGCTGGGGAAGGACCtggggggggacacacacaatggggtgatgggggtctctcaccccataggatcccatcGCCCCCATACTGCCCGGTaaggatcccataggatcccatatccTCCcaaccctataaggaccccataggagcccctATCTCCCCcagccctatagagaccccatagcagcccacATCCCCCCAGGCCTAAGAGAGAGATGTTGGGTTGTATGCTCATGATTGTTGGTAGTTGGGTTGATGTTCATGATGGTCTTTGTAGTTTGGGTTTGGAACCCGTAATTGAATGGTTTGTAGTTGGGCTTGGATGTTTTTTCATTGATGGTTTGTAGTTGGGGTTTCTGGGATGTTTTGGGTTCCCAttgatggtttgtttgttgggttGGATGTTCATGGGGTgatggttggggttggattcatgatggttgttttgttgtggttggAGCTCATGATGGTTGTAGTTTGGGTTGGATGCTCATGATGGTTGTAGTTGGGTGTGATGTTCAGGATGGTTGTGGTTGGGGTTGGATGTTCATATGGTTGTAGTTGGGTTGGTTGTTCATGatggttgttgttgggttggaTTGTTCATGATGGTTGTAGTTGGGTTGGATGCCATGatggttgttgttgggttggaTGGTTCATCCCTCAATTTGTTGGGTGATGGTTGTAGTTGGGGTGTTGTGGTCTTActctatggggtgatggttGGGGTTGGTGGATGCTCATGATGTTTAGTTGGGTGTTGGATGCTCATGTGATGGTGTTGTAGTTGTGGGTTGTGATTGCTCATTTGAATGGTGTGTAGTTGGTTGGATGTTAATGGGTGTGATGGTTGTAGTTGGGTTTGGGCTTGCTTCGACCTTTTCCACCCTCAGTGCCTTCTACCAGTGGTTCATAATGATCTCAATCCTTGGTCTCACGCCCCCGTCCACACCGCCCTTgtcccccctttccccccagGCCAGGACAGCCAGAATGCAATACGAGCCCTTGGCCGGAGTCCAGTTTCCTGCCGTCGTCGTGTGGGGAGGCCCGACGAGAGACGAGATGATCGACGTGGAGGGCGTTTTGCCGGCCGCTCATGGAGCCGGCGCGCGACATCGGCTTGCAACGTGGCCGTTCTCATGACAACCTGTCGGAGCACGTCCCCTACGACCTAGAGGTCGGAAAGTTTGACGGTTTCCCTGGGACAGGCCGCCAGCATCCTGCGAGATTCAGCCTTTCTTGGTCGCATCGAGATCATGGGGGCGGCCGCGGCGCATCGAGCGGCTCTAACTTCGAGATCAGCGGCCAACAAGGCTCATGGGAGATGCCTCAAGTAAGGAAGTTCCAAGAGACAGGTTCATTCGTTCGACGTGGTCACGAGCGAGGGGGGGGAGGCCGAGAAGATGAGACGTTCGTTCAGGCTTCCTTTGCGAGGACACCATCTTCGAGATGCAATCGCGCGCGTGCTCTCGGAGGACACGCGGGGCGAGATGAAGGGGGCGACGGGATgggaagagggaggaggagacCCCCGAGGGCCGGGGGGGAGCAGCCAGCCGTCAGGAAGCCCAGCTCGGCCTTTGGGGGAAGATGCTGGGGGCGAGGAGAGCGGTGGGTCCCCCAGTTGTGGAAGGAAGAGGATAAGGAGGATGAGGGAAGAAAGgggggcagggagctgctgtgggactgGGGGCGCCTATGGAGGGGCCATGGTGGGGGGTTGCTGGGGGTCTACTAGGGCGGAGGCGGTGGGACTGCGTTGCTTGTGGTGGTGCTGTTCAGGGTGGGGGGTTGGTGGATGGGGGCTCAGAAGGTTGGtatggcagagctgtgggagcatTGCCCGGACCCCAACGGCAGGACGCCGGGGGGGGGAGAAGCGGGGAGGGGCTCCCGGTGCGGGAGGGGGCTTTGGAGGGGGCaggaggggcaggaggagagcCCCCCCCCGCTGACCGGCCACAGTGGCggagggggtgggaaggaggaggaggaagaccGCGCGTGGTTGGTGGCTGCCCCCCCCGCAGCCTTtgggggcaggaaggaaggggggcATTACAGGTTGGCCCCCCCCGATGCACCCGGAGGGCTGGGGGATATTGGGGAGCCCCCCGGAGCTGAACCGCCCACCCCAGAAGGGACCCCCATCCTCAGGAGGAAAATCGGGGTAAGgatgggggggtatggggggggcATGGGCAGgatatggggctgaggggggttgggatggggggggttatgggcaggctatggggctgagggggattgggatgggggggtatggggggggggtcatgggcaggctatggggctggagggggggtTTGGGATGGGGCGGTGAATGGGGGGGCAAGGCAGgcctatggggctgagctgggtttgggaatggggggtaatgggggggggttatgggcAGGCTAGGGGCTTGAGGGGGGTAGGGATGCGGGGGGTATGGGGGGTCATAAAAGCAGGATATGGCGGCTGGAGGGGGGGTCACTGGGCCAGGCTATGGGGCTTGAGGGGGGTTGGGATGGGTGGGGTGGTTATGGGCCAAGGCGattatggggctgaggggggtcatgggcaggctatggggctgaggggggttGGGATGGGTGGGGGGTTATGGGCAGGATATGGGGCTGAGTGGGGGTTGGGAGGGGGGGTCCCTATGATAAAAGGGGATTGGGGGTCTATAGAGACCTTTAGTGGGGTGGGCTTTTGGGAGCCCTATAAGGGTGGGGGTTGGcagggggggaaatggggggtggggggtctgGGTGCTCCTAGGTgttttattgggggggggtcttgggTGGAGGAAGAAGGCTGCCTGCTGTGGAACCCCCCCCAATATGGTACAGGAAGATTcggaaggaggaggaggaggaagactcagaaggaggaggaggcggcagGAGAGACTGAAAAGGCTGAGTGAGTCTGGGGGGGGGTCCACGACCCGAATGGGGCTGtggtgttgggggggggtcctatgggccCCAATGGGGCCGTGttgggggtgggaaggggggtCCATGGCCTCCAATGGGGCTGTTTTATGGGGGTAAGGGGGGGTCTATGGTCCCAGTGGGACTGTGTTGAGAGTGGGGGGCTATGGCTACAATGGGGCTGTgttgggggggaaagggggggtcCACGGCCCTAATAGGGCTGTGTGTGGTTTGGGGGTGGGGCTATTGGGCCCAGATGGGGCTGTGTTGacgggggggaggggggtccATGGCCCTAATAGGGCTGTGTTGGTGGGGGAGAAAGGGGGGTCCACGGCCCTAATATGGGGCTGtgttgggagggggggggcggTATCTGATGGACCCCAATGGGGCTCGTGTCTGGGGGGGTAAAGAGGGGGGTCCAATGGGAGGGTTTGGGGAAGGGGGGGTCCATGGCCCAAATAGGGCttgtgtttgggggggggggaatgggggtcCACGGCCCCAATGGGGCTGTTGTATATGGGGGGGCGGGGTCTGTACCCCTGACCCCATCCCGTTGCCGTTCACTGCAGTACGGAGAgatggggagaagggagagggggggcagaggggggggTCCTGAAGTGGCAGACCcgaaaagcagcagcagcagaaggagccCCCCCCGCGCGAGAGGGAAGGAGCCCCCCCAGCCCGAAGGAGCCTTTTGAGTTCTGGACTGGAACTGGAATGGATGAGACGGTGCAGTTCCTGAACAGGATTCTTATGGGgattatatggggggggtctttgTGGGGTCGTCTGTATGAGGGTGGTTGTCCATCGGGGTGACCCATAttctgtgcccccccccatttagAATTACCTGTCCGGAACTTCTACAACCTGCGATTCCTGGAGCTCATGTTCCTGGCCTTCGCCATCAacttcatcctcctcttctaTAAGGtctgagctgtggggtgggctATAGTCGGTGGCGTAGGTGGGCTTGGACATAAGTTGGTGGAGCTTATCTAGGGTGAGGTATGGGTCGGCGTAATTTGGGGGGTGGGCTTAGATTTGGGGGCGGGGTATGGAGTGCTTAATAGGTGTGAGCATGTTAGGGTGGTATTGGGGGGGGTTATTGAGGGGCGTGGGGCTTATAGGTGGGTTATGGGGGAGGGGTATATACGGGGTTGAGGATTATGGGGGGCGTGCGATAGGGTGGGTTTAATTGGGGGGGTGGGCTGTTGGGGTGGgcttatggggtgggatatagggtgggCTGTTGGGGTGGGCTTATAGGGTGGGCTATGGGAGCGTGGGCTATTGGGGTGGCTTATAGGGCAGGCTATTTAGGGGGGGGGCGGAGTGGGCTATGAGTGGTGATATGGGTGGGCTATGATGTCAAGGTGGGCTATAGTTAGGTATTGTGGGCTAAAGGGTGGGCTGTATAGGGTGGGTTATTGGTGGctatatgggggggggcttATAGGGTTGGGCTATGGGTGGCTTAagggtgggttatagggggtGTGGCTGCTTTGGGGTGGCTTATAGGGTATGGCTATagggtggctatagggtggGGCCCTTTATTATTAGGGTGGAGCTATTGGGGCGGGCTGTATAGGGCATCGTATATTGGGATGTGGGGTTCATCTGAGGGTCTCGTGCCCACCCCCATCAGGTAATCAGAAGAGCAGGCACCCACACCGggctggaggaggcagggaCTGGCCTATCTAGGGTGGGTTCTAATTGGATGGGTATAAGGGTGGGCTATAGGGTGGGCTGTTGGGGTGGCTCTAGGGTGACTATAGGGTGGGCTTTTAAGGCGATGGGCTATGAGGCGTGCGGCTATAAGGGTGGGCTATAGGGGTGGGCTATTAGGTTTATTGGGATGGTGGGGTTCACTGAGGGTCTGTGCCCCCCCAGGTATCGGAGCAGCCCCCAGGCCTGGAGGAGGCAGGGTGGGCTATAGGGTGGGCTATAGGGGTGGGCTCATAGGGGTTATTGGGATGGTGGGTCATCGAGGGTCTCGTGCCCCCCCCCAGGTATCAgaagcagcccccagcacctgGGAGGAGGCAAGAGTTGGCGCTATTGGGGTGGGTGGGCTTATTGGGGTGGGCTATAGGGTTGGCTATAGGGTGGGTTATTGGGATGTGGGTTCACTGAGGGGTCTCGTGCCCCCCCATTTTCCAGTATCGGAGGCAGCGCCCAGGCCTGAGCAGGAGGCAGGGTGGGCTATAGGGTGGGCTAAGGGGGGCCATGAATTGGGGCAGGCTTAATAGGGTGGGCTGATAGGTTGGCTTATGATGGGGGGCTACATAGGTGGGTCTATAGGGCGTGTTATTGGGATGTGGGGTTCACTGAGGGTCTCGTGCCCACCCCCAGGTATCAGAGCAGCCCCCAGGCCTGGAGGAGGGCAGGTGGGCTATAGGGTGGGCTATACTGGGGggggtggctatagggtggGCTATAGGGATGGGCTATAGGGTGGGCCCTATTGGGGATGGCTATAGGGCGTGTTATTGGGATTTGTGGGGTTCACTGAGGGTCGTGCCCCGCCCCCCAGGTACGAGAGCAGCCCCCGGCCTGGAGGACGCGGAGCTGGAGGGGTCGGGGATGGCGGCTGTGCTGGATGGAGTCGGGGGCTTCGATGGCTCCGGGGGGGGGTCCGAtgtgaggatgaggaggagccCAAGCGTGGTGTATTACTGCCTGGAGGAGAGCACCGGCTACATGCAGCCGGCACTCAGGGCTCTGGCTGTAGCTCACACCATCGTGGCCTTTCTCTGCATCATCGGATACAACTGCCTCAAGGTACACacaccccatggacccccagagacccccatagactcccatatAGACCTCCATGGACCCATAGACTCCATAAGTATGACCCCCTATAACCCTCGATAAAGGACGCCCAAAAAcaccccccatagggacccccataggcCCATATACTTCCATatagaccccccatagacccccatggacccccagAGACCTCCCCCCAAatggacccccccatagacccccccccactatggacccccatagaccTCCCACTAGATTCCATATAGAaccccccatggaccccatagaacccccccaTATGGACCCCCCCATTAGGCCCCCTttagccccccatagacccccctcCATATGGACCCCCAAGGCCCCCttatagccccccatagaccccctcCTCATATGgagaccccccatagacccccagTAGCCCCACCCAGACCCCCATAGCCTCCGCCATAAGGCCCCCCTACAGACCCATAGCACCCCCATGAGCCCCCTCACAGACCCCCATAAAGCCACCCATAGCCCCGacagaccccatagccccccacagcccccatagccccccccgAACCCGCCTTAGCCCCCCTAGCACCCCTCCAGACCCTATCAGCCCCCTCCCCAGACCATAgccccccacagacccccatagccccGCCATTAGCCCCCCCAGACCCCTTAGCCCCATAAGcgccccacagacccccattaGCCCCCTAGCAGACCCCACATGCCCgcacagaccccatagcccccatagtccccccccagaccccatagcccccccatcAGTCCCCCCAACCCCCTTAGCCCCCATAGCGCCCTCcaaccctatagccccccagACCCCCAAGCCCCCCCCCAGACCCTAGCCCCCTAGCGCCCCCACAGACCCATATCCCCCTCAGACCCCCACAGCCGCCTAcagacccccattaaccccccagcagacccccatagccccccatagccccccatagccccccatagcccccacagacccccatagcccccccaaCCCAATACGCCCCACAGACCTCTAGCtcccctatagcccccccccagacccccattgccccccaccAGATCCCGCAatacccccatagccccccagaccccccaatagcccccatagccccccagacccccatagcccctacagacccatagccccccaagccccccccagacccccccagacccccataacccccccccaaccccatagcccccccacagacccccttAGCCCCCATAGCGCCCCTCCagacccctatagcccccccaggacccccgATAGCCCCCTCActagaccccatagccccccccaGAACCCCCTTTAGCCCCCCAAGCCCCCCCATCAGACCGCCCATAGCCCCCCTAAGACCCCCCAGCCCGCACAACCTCCCATagccccatagtc from the Coturnix japonica isolate 7356 unplaced genomic scaffold, Coturnix japonica 2.1 chrUnrandom655, whole genome shotgun sequence genome contains:
- the LOC107307531 gene encoding ryanodine receptor 1-like; the protein is MFLAFAINFILLFYKVSEQPPGLEDAELEGSGMAAVLDGVGGFDGSGGGSDVRMRRSPSVVYYCLEESTGYMQPALRALAVAHTIVAFLCIIGYNCLKIPLVIL